A window from Garra rufa chromosome 14, GarRuf1.0, whole genome shotgun sequence encodes these proteins:
- the LOC141285438 gene encoding olfactory receptor 52K2-like: MKNLSAQNILFTDFKLSGFYGLGEWRPFLFIPFFLMFLLSITANSILIHLIICQKSLHSPMYVLIGLMAVVDLILPIFFVPNMLLSFIFNWNGISLVGCLIQMFCIHYVGAFQSTLLLWMALDRYFAICKPLYYHRYMAIPNFLKFVVVPLIRNGLLNISMVSLAGKLTFCVTNIIDHCFCEHMALVQLACGDITINNLVGLLTAFLIPTADCIIITCSYIVIFASVFKSGKAHMKAINTCITHIIVMTSSLIFALIAFMSYRIRNNFSTNSRVFVSTMYLLFPSCFNPIVYGVRMKEIRQKFLQFISEVKVFPL; encoded by the coding sequence ATGAAGAATCTTTCTgctcaaaatattttattcacaGACTTTAAACTGAGCGGTTTCTACGGCCTAGGAGAATGGAGGCCTTTTTTATTTATCCCTTTCTTTCTGATGTTTTTATTGTCTATCACAGCAAATTCTATTCTCATACATTTAATCATATGTCAAAAGTCTCTGCATTCTCCTATGTATGTACTAATTGGTTTAATGGCTGTTGTAGACTTAATCTTGCCTATATTTTTTGTACCTAACATGCTGCTTAGCTTTATATTCAACTGGAATGGAATATCTCTAGTTGGTTGTTTGATACAAATGTTTTGCATTCATTATGTTGGTGCATTTCAGTCTACTTTGCTTTTGTGGATGGCACTAGATCGTTACTTTGCAATATGCAAACCTCTTTACTATCACAGATACATGGCAATCCCTAACTTTCTAAAGTTTGTTGTTGTCCCATTAATCAGAAATGGACTGCTGAATATCAGCATGGTTTCTCTGGCTGGAAAACTGACATTCTGTGTAACAAATATCATTGATCACTGTTTTTGTGAGCACATGGCATTGGTTCAGTTAGCATGTGGAGATATAACTATCAATAACTTGGTAGGACTTTTGACTGCTTTCCTTATACCAACTGctgattgtattattattacttgttCCTATATTGTGATTTTTGCCTCTGTGTTTAAATCTGGTAAGGCCCACATGAAGGCCATAAACACCTGCATCACTCACATCATTGTCATGACAAGTAGTTTGATTTTTGCCCTAATTGCATTCATGTCATACAGAATAAGAAATAATTTTTCCACTAATAGTCGTGTGTTTGTGAGCACAATGTATTTACTTTTTCCAAGTTGTTTTAACCCAATCGTTTATGGAGTGAGAATGAAGGAAATAAGacaaaagtttcttcagtttataAGCGAAGTAAAGGTCTTTCCTTTGTAA
- the LOC141284397 gene encoding olfactory receptor 56B4-like, whose product MKNLSAQNILFTDFKLSGFYGLGEWRPFLFIPFFLMFLLSITANSILIHLIICQKSLHSPMYVLIGLMAVVDLILPIFFVPNMLLSFIFNWNGISLVGCLIQMFCIHYVGAFQSTLLLWMALDRYFAICKPLYYHRYMAIPNFLKFVVVPLIRNGLLNISMVSLAGKLTFCVTNIIDHCFCEHMALVQLACGDITINNLVGLLTAFLIPTADCIIITCSYIVIFASVFKSGKAHMKAINTCIYLFTYLLKMCKTICWFCLLDSSGICLSSSSCWSRGNALLRTTQTVSFHRDRHEGRQPHSRPSAQPSIASESRATARAHH is encoded by the exons ATGAAGAATCTTTCTgctcaaaatattttattcacaGACTTTAAACTGAGCGGTTTCTACGGCCTAGGAGAATGGAGGCCTTTTTTATTTATCCCTTTCTTTCTGATGTTTTTATTGTCTATCACAGCAAATTCTATTCTCATACATTTAATCATATGTCAAAAGTCTCTGCATTCTCCTATGTATGTACTAATTGGTTTAATGGCTGTTGTAGACTTAATCTTGCCTATATTTTTTGTACCTAACATGCTGCTTAGCTTTATATTCAACTGGAATGGAATATCTCTAGTTGGTTGTTTGATACAAATGTTTTGCATTCATTATGTTGGTGCATTTCAGTCTACTTTGCTTTTGTGGATGGCACTAGATCGTTACTTTGCAATATGCAAACCTCTTTACTATCACAGATACATGGCAATCCCTAACTTTCTAAAGTTTGTTGTTGTCCCATTAATCAGAAATGGACTGCTGAATATCAGCATGGTTTCTCTGGCTGGAAAACTGACATTCTGTGTAACAAATATCATTGATCACTGTTTTTGTGAGCACATGGCATTGGTTCAGTTAGCATGTGGAGATATAACTATCAATAACTTGGTAGGACTTTTGACTGCTTTCCTTATACCAACTGctgattgtattattattacttgttCCTATATTGTGATTTTTGCCTCTGTGTTTAAATCTGGTAAGGCCCACATGAAGGCCATAAacacctgcatttatttatttacttatttacttaaaaTGTGCAAAACAATA TGTTGGTTTTGTTTGCTTGACTCATCAGGGATCTGTCTGTCCTCATCCTCCTGCTGgagcagggggaacgctctcttgaggaccacacaaaCAGTGAGTTTCCATCGGGATCGTCACGAAGGAcgccagccccactccagacccagtgCCCAGCCCTCCATTGCCTCGGAGAGCAGAGCCACAGCTCGAGCCCACCACTGA